GCGTGTGCGGTCGTGCACTGGGCACGGGCAAGTCACCGCGAAGAGGTCGCCCGGTTGTCGGGAGCGGGTGTGGCTCGCAAGCTGGTGGACGCGCTGTATGCCAAAGCGCCAAGCCACGGGTACAGCGGCATCGTGCCGCAGCTGCACGAGGCCGCCGTATGGCAGGACGGCTTGGCGGCGCTTGGCGCGCTGGCGGATGTGATGCCGATGCGCGGGGAAAACCGCCGTCTCGTGCGCCACGGGCTGGATGCGCTGCGGCGCACCGGGCAGCCGGGGTGGATCGCGTTGTGTGAAGCGGCCCGTGTGTCGCCGCGCGGCCTCAGCGCTTCCACGGTCCTCTGGAACATCACGCCGCGGTTGAACGCGGCAGGCCGCATGGGCAGTGCCGACACCGCGTTTGCGCTGCTGATGGCCAAATCGGCGGGCGAGGCGTCTGCACTGGCCGACCGCATCGAGGCGTTGAACCTGGAGCGCAGACAGGCGACCGACGAAGCCGCACGGGCGGCTTTTCAACTGTGCGATGCTGCGCAGGCGGAAGAGGCGGGGGGCGTCGTGATCGCGGGACCGTGGCCGCTCGGCGTGGTGGGCATCGTGGCGGCGAAACTGTGCGAGCGGTACGGCCGGCCTGCCATTGTGCTGGCGGACGACGGGAGCGGCTTGCTGCGCGGGTCGGGCCGGGCCCCTGCGGGCTTCCCGCTGCATGACGCGGTGGCGGTGTGCGCGGACCACGTGGACCACTTCGGCGGGCATGAGGCGGCGATTGGCTGCGCCGTCGCGAGGGAGAAGCTGGCCGCGTTTCAGACGGCGTTCGCACAAGCCGCACAGCGGATGGTGCGCAAGCAAGACAGGGATGCGGCCGCCCAGGTTCTGGCGGACGACTACCTGTCGTTGGTGGACGCGACCACCGAGACGCTGGACTGGCTGGAGAAACTGGGCCCATTTGGTCCCGAAAACCCGCCGCTTTGCTTTTATATCGGGCCTGTGGAGGTCGTGCAGGTGCGGCCGATGGGGCAGAAGCAGGAGCATTTGCGGATTCAGGTCCGAGAGGCGGGTGTCCTGGCCGATCTCGTCTGGTTCCGGGCAGACGCCGCTGCCTTCGCGTGGCAGCCTGGGACGCGCATCGCGGCCGTCGTCGACCTGGAGGAAAACGTGTGGCAGGGCGTGCGCCGGGCCCAGCTTCGCGTGCGGTCTGCACAGGCCATGCCCGGCATTCTGGGCCGGGAGGCGTTTGCCCGCATGTATCAAATGCTGCGCGCAAGGCGTAAGATTCAACTGCGTGACCTGGAGGCGGCACGGGCTGTGCCGCTTGACGAATTGCAAGTCATCTTTGAAGCTTTTGTCGAACTCGGGTTTGCTCGACGACTGGAGAGCGCGTATCATATGATTGACAATGTTGACACGCGTGATTTGCGCGAGTCTCCAAGCTATCAACAGCACCTTGCACGCGCCTGGTGGGGCAAAGTAGGAGCGATAGAATGAATTTTGAATCTCAAATTCGCGATGTTCCGGACTTTCCACAGCCCGGAATTTTATTCAAGGATATCACCCCGCTGCTTGCGGATGGACCGACGTACCGGGCAGCGATTAACGAATTGGCTGATTTTGCGAGACAGTGCGGCGCGGACGTCATCGTGGGCCCGGAAGCGCGCGGCTACGTCGTCGGCGCGCCGCTGGCGTACGCAACCGGCGTCGGCTTTGTGCCTGTCCGCAAACGGGGCAAGCTTCCGTGGAAGACGATTGGTGTGGAGTACGCGCTGGAATATGGGACCGACCGCTTGGAAATGCACGCGGACGCGATATTGCCCGGGCAAAGAGTGCTGCTTGCCGACGACTTGCTGGCAACCGGCGGAACGATGGGCGCGTGTGCGGCGTTGGTGCAACAGCTTGGCGGCGTACTCGCCGGAGCTGCGTTTCTCATCGAACTCAGCCACCTCGGCGGGCGCGCGAAACTACAAGGGATTGAAGTGAAGACGCTGGTCCAATATTAGCGTGCGTTCGATTTCGGACAAACCGCTGCTGAGGATGGATGGCCGTGGAAACGTGGATGGCATCGGAGTTGCCAGAGCAGAACAACACGTCAGAAGTCGCATCACCGAAAGCCAAAAAGCAGGAGTTCATCACGCTGGATGCGCTGTGCGAGAAATTTTTGACGTATGGGGAGCCAGAAGAGGTCGAGACGATTCGCCGCGCTTATCACTTTGCGGAGGAAGCGCACCGCGGCCAGTATCGGAAGTCCGGCGACCCCTACATCACGCACCCGCTGGCGGTGGCCGGCATTTTGGCGGACTTGCAGCTGGATGCGACCACGCTGACGGCCGCCTTGCTGCACGATGTCGTCGAGGATACGCGCGTGACGGACGAGGAGG
Above is a genomic segment from Alicyclobacillus cycloheptanicus containing:
- the recJ gene encoding single-stranded-DNA-specific exonuclease RecJ, whose amino-acid sequence is MNPQNEWSQTNQECRVSESWTQPPWRTAAVDPARAARLAQTLNIPLRVARWLCTRTEDDTEAAGWLAGADADTVLPWDWFADMAKAAERIWQAVIARETICIIGDYDVDGVTASAILATTLDIVGAEWHCLIPHRVDDGYGLSAALVDRAHALGASLVVTVDNGIRAVDAIDYAQELGVDVVITDHHEPPDTLPQSACAVVHWARASHREEVARLSGAGVARKLVDALYAKAPSHGYSGIVPQLHEAAVWQDGLAALGALADVMPMRGENRRLVRHGLDALRRTGQPGWIALCEAARVSPRGLSASTVLWNITPRLNAAGRMGSADTAFALLMAKSAGEASALADRIEALNLERRQATDEAARAAFQLCDAAQAEEAGGVVIAGPWPLGVVGIVAAKLCERYGRPAIVLADDGSGLLRGSGRAPAGFPLHDAVAVCADHVDHFGGHEAAIGCAVAREKLAAFQTAFAQAAQRMVRKQDRDAAAQVLADDYLSLVDATTETLDWLEKLGPFGPENPPLCFYIGPVEVVQVRPMGQKQEHLRIQVREAGVLADLVWFRADAAAFAWQPGTRIAAVVDLEENVWQGVRRAQLRVRSAQAMPGILGREAFARMYQMLRARRKIQLRDLEAARAVPLDELQVIFEAFVELGFARRLESAYHMIDNVDTRDLRESPSYQQHLARAWWGKVGAIE
- a CDS encoding adenine phosphoribosyltransferase, producing the protein MNFESQIRDVPDFPQPGILFKDITPLLADGPTYRAAINELADFARQCGADVIVGPEARGYVVGAPLAYATGVGFVPVRKRGKLPWKTIGVEYALEYGTDRLEMHADAILPGQRVLLADDLLATGGTMGACAALVQQLGGVLAGAAFLIELSHLGGRAKLQGIEVKTLVQY